The genomic segment GCCGATGACGTCGGGCACCGGCAAGGTGCAGAAGTTCAAGCTGCGCGAGGATGCGATGGCGCGGATGAAGCTGACGGCCGGGTAGGGCCGCTCAGGTCTTGCGGTCGAGGAAGTCGAGGATCGCCGTGGCGATGCGCTCGGCGCCCTGCGGGTCGAGATGGACATGGTGATCGCCGGGGATGTCGATGGCCTCGTAATCGGCGACCAGGTTGGTGGCGAGGCGGCGGGCCTCGGCGGGCCAGGTGGTGTAGGTCGGCAGACCGCCTTCCGCCCAGATGTTCAGGACCGGCATGGTGAGGGCACGGAGCACGGCCTCGACCTGTGGCCGGGTGAGTTTCATGGCGGAGCTGGCGAAGAGGCGGGCATCGGCGCGGGTGTGGAAGCCATCGGAGGTTTCCGCGACAGCGCGGTCGACGAGCGCTTCGGCGGTCTGGCGGCTGTTGCGGCGTTCGCTGCGGCGGGTGACGTAGTCGTCCTTTGACGTGAAGGTGCGGCGGCGCCTTTGGCTTTGGCGGCGGGTTTCCTCGATGAAGGCGCGGAGCGTGTCGACGACGGCATCGTCGGCGACCGGGTCGGGGACGAGCGCGTCGAGGGCGATGACGGCATTGATACGGTCGGGCTGGGCGGCGGCAAAAAGCGAGTTGATGTTGGCGCCGCGGGAATGGCCCAGCAGGGTGACGGTCTGCCACCCGAGCGTATCAAGCAGGGCCGCCATTTGCGGCAGGTCATCCCAGAGGTTGTAGGTCGCGTCAGGGGAGCGGTGGGCGCTGTGGCCCTGTCCGCTGAGGTCGATGGCGACGACGCGGCATCCGGTCAGGCGGGGGCCGAGTTCGCGAAAGCTGTCGGCGTGATCCATCCAGCCGTGGGTTGCCAGAACGGGACGGCCGTCTTCCGGGCCCCAGGCGAGGCCAGCGTATTGCAGGCCATCGAGCGTCCAGCGGCAGTCTTCGGGTTGGGATTTGTTGGAATCTTGCATTGCGCTGCGCCTCGGTGGTCCGGCTTCGGGCGGAGAATGGCCGACGCGCGCGCGGGTTACAATGCCGGGGAACCGGTTTCGGTTCCGTGGCGTTGAGCCACATGAGTTCAAGACAGCGTGACCGGGGACGCCGAAGGATGCTGGATCTCGTCGGCCGTGGGGTCGCGGGTGCGCTGCCGCTGTTTTTGCTGGTGTCTTGCGGGAAGGAGCAATCGGCTCTGGATGCCGCGGGGCGCGATGCTGAAGCGATCCGCAACATCTTCTGGGTGACGCTGGTAGGCGCCTGCATCCTTTGGGTGCTGGTGAACGGGGCGTTTTACACCCTGACACGTCTGCGCACCCGCCCGATGGGAGACGGGTTCGTGCGGCCGCTCCTGATCGGGGGCGGCATTGTCGCGCCGTCGGTACTGCTGATCGGGCTGCTGGTCTGGGCGCTGAACATCCTGCCGGACCAGCGGGCGCCGGGGGACGGGTTGCAGGTGCGGGTGACCGGCGAGCAATGGTGGTGGCGGGTGGAGTACTGGCCCGAGGGGGCGGAGGAGCCGGTCGTCACGGCGAACGAGATCCGGTTGCCGGCGGGCCAGCGGACGGAGTTCGTGCTGGCGGCGGACCGGGTCATTCATTCGTTCTGGATCCCGTCGCTGGGGGGCAAGATGGACATGTTCCCGGGGCGCGAGACGCGGGTGAGCCTGCATCCGGAAAGGCCGGGGCGGTATCGCGGGCAATGCGCCGAGTTTTGCGGGGTGAGCCATGCGTGGATGGCCTTTGCAGCGGTCGTGATGCCGGAAGACGAGTTCGACGCGTGGCTGGAACGCGAGGCGGGGGATGCCGTGGCGCCGGAGAGTGCCGAGGCGATGCGTGGCCAGGCGTTGTTCCGGTCGGAAGGCTGTGGCGCCTGCCACGCAGTGCGGGGCACGGAGGCGGTCGGGCAGGTGGGGCCGGACCTGACGCATGTGGGCAGCCGCGAGACGCTGGGCGCCGGGCGGCTGGGCACGACGCTTGCGGAGTTCGAGCGGTGGATCGCGCATACCGGAGAGCTGAAGCCGGAGGTGCGGATGCCGACCTATGACCATCTGGACGACGGACAGATCGCCGATATGGCGGCTTATCTGAAGGGGCTGAAATGACGGATCACCGCCAGGACCGATCGGCATTGCCGAAACCCTCGGGCCCCTATCCGCCGACCGAGGAGATGCTGGCCGAGCCGGTGCCGGAGGAGGTGCGGCAGGCCCAGGCCGAGCGGCTGCGGAAGGTGTGGGCGACGCCGAAGGGCATCCGTTACTGGACGGCGGTGAACAACAGCGAGGTGGGCAAGTGGTATTGCCTGACCGCGCTGGTCTTCATGCTGCTGGCGGGGGTCATGGCGCTTCTGATCCGGGCGCAGCTGGCCTTTCCCGAGAGCGAGCTGATCTCGGCGGACCGGTTCAACCAGCTGTTCACGATGCACGGCTCGGCGATGATGTTTCTGTTCGCTGTGCCGATGTTCGAGGCGATTTCGATTCTGCTTTTGCCGGGGATGCTGGGGGCAAGGGACATGCCGTTTCCGCGGCTGTCGGCGTTTGGCTATTGGTGTTTCCTGATCGGCGGGGTGTTCGTGATCGGGTCGATCTTCTTCGATGCGGCGCCGAGGGCGGGGTGGTTCATGTACCCGCCGCTGGCGACCGAGGACGAGGGACCGGGGAGCGATATCTGGCTGTTAGGCTTGAGTTTCATCGAGGTGGCGTCGATCGCGGCGGCGGTGGAGCTGATCGTGGGGACGCTGAAATGCCGCCCGCCGGGGATGCGGGTGAATATCATGCCGCTATACGCGTGGTACGTGATGGTGGTGGGGGGCATGATCCTGTTCGCCTTTCCGCCGCTTATCGCGGGGGATTTCCTGTTCGAGCTGGAGCGGAGTTTCGACTGGCCCTTCTTCGACCCCGAGCGGGGCGGCGACCCGATGCTGTGGCAGCACCTGTTCTGGATCTTCGGGCATCCGGAGGTCTACATCATCTTCCTGCCGTCGATCGCCATTGCCGCGATGATCATCCCGACCGTCGCGCGGCGGCCGATCGTGGGCTATTCGTGGATCGTGCTGTCGGCGGTGGGCACCGGGTTTCTGAGCTTCGGGCTCTGGGTGCATCACATGTTCACCACCGGCTTGCCGTCGATCTCGCTTGGGTTCTTCTCGGCGGCGTCCGAGGCGGTGGTGATCCCGACAGGGGTGCAGATTTTCGCATTCCTTGCGACGCTCATGGTGGGGCGGGTGAAGATGACGCTGCCGATGCTGTGGATCGCAGGCGCCCTGGCGATCTTCACCATGGGCGGGCTGACGGGCGTGATGCTGGCTCTGGCGCCGTTCGATTTTCAGGCGCATGACACGTATTTCGTGGTGGCGCACCTGCATTACACGCTGTTCGGGGGCATGGTCTTTCCGGTGATCGCGGGGGTCTATTACTTCTTCCCGTTCATCCAGAAGAAGCAGTTGTCCGAGCGGCTGGGGCGCTGGGCGTTCTGGCTGATCTTCTGCGGCTTCAACCTGACCTTCCTGCCGATGCACCTGACGGGGCTGTGGGGGATGCCGCGGCGGATTTACACCTATCCCACGGGGCTTGGCTGGGACGGGCTGAACCTGATCTCGACGGTGGGGGCGTTCATCATTGCCACCGGTTTCGCGGTG from the Roseovarius indicus genome contains:
- a CDS encoding alpha/beta fold hydrolase, whose protein sequence is MQDSNKSQPEDCRWTLDGLQYAGLAWGPEDGRPVLATHGWMDHADSFRELGPRLTGCRVVAIDLSGQGHSAHRSPDATYNLWDDLPQMAALLDTLGWQTVTLLGHSRGANINSLFAAAQPDRINAVIALDALVPDPVADDAVVDTLRAFIEETRRQSQRRRRTFTSKDDYVTRRSERRNSRQTAEALVDRAVAETSDGFHTRADARLFASSAMKLTRPQVEAVLRALTMPVLNIWAEGGLPTYTTWPAEARRLATNLVADYEAIDIPGDHHVHLDPQGAERIATAILDFLDRKT
- the coxB gene encoding cytochrome c oxidase subunit II; translated protein: MLDLVGRGVAGALPLFLLVSCGKEQSALDAAGRDAEAIRNIFWVTLVGACILWVLVNGAFYTLTRLRTRPMGDGFVRPLLIGGGIVAPSVLLIGLLVWALNILPDQRAPGDGLQVRVTGEQWWWRVEYWPEGAEEPVVTANEIRLPAGQRTEFVLAADRVIHSFWIPSLGGKMDMFPGRETRVSLHPERPGRYRGQCAEFCGVSHAWMAFAAVVMPEDEFDAWLEREAGDAVAPESAEAMRGQALFRSEGCGACHAVRGTEAVGQVGPDLTHVGSRETLGAGRLGTTLAEFERWIAHTGELKPEVRMPTYDHLDDGQIADMAAYLKGLK
- the ctaD gene encoding cytochrome c oxidase subunit I — its product is MTDHRQDRSALPKPSGPYPPTEEMLAEPVPEEVRQAQAERLRKVWATPKGIRYWTAVNNSEVGKWYCLTALVFMLLAGVMALLIRAQLAFPESELISADRFNQLFTMHGSAMMFLFAVPMFEAISILLLPGMLGARDMPFPRLSAFGYWCFLIGGVFVIGSIFFDAAPRAGWFMYPPLATEDEGPGSDIWLLGLSFIEVASIAAAVELIVGTLKCRPPGMRVNIMPLYAWYVMVVGGMILFAFPPLIAGDFLFELERSFDWPFFDPERGGDPMLWQHLFWIFGHPEVYIIFLPSIAIAAMIIPTVARRPIVGYSWIVLSAVGTGFLSFGLWVHHMFTTGLPSISLGFFSAASEAVVIPTGVQIFAFLATLMVGRVKMTLPMLWIAGALAIFTMGGLTGVMLALAPFDFQAHDTYFVVAHLHYTLFGGMVFPVIAGVYYFFPFIQKKQLSERLGRWAFWLIFCGFNLTFLPMHLTGLWGMPRRIYTYPTGLGWDGLNLISTVGAFIIATGFAVFVWDLVRPKRRQPQIERNPWEAGTLEWTHDVPEEAWGIRSIPHVTSRYPLWDQPEMQARIDAGRYYLPDAVEGRRETLVTSVIDAEPIQVQRVTGPAWITQAAAGFTGGAFIFPTFHWYPPAIVCAVLAVCCIIYWLWTSTARVPEAPSKDAGLGLTLPTYASGHASVGWWAMWITMLGDATAFASLVFGFFFYWTSQADFPPEGAMHAEAGLVGLAGVGLALSWALTLGARELNRRWAVGAARACLAVAPFLAAGGVAALLLSVWELAPETHVYPAVLWALAIWITVHAGAGVIMQLYCLAGSLFGKLTPVYDADIWNVSLYWHFQVLAALVTCAVMGLAPGVL